AACACCACTTGAAAAAGTTGGTGTTTTTTTCGTTTATAACACATTTTATTATGGAAGAATCTCATGTCTCAGAAGGACAAGCTTGGAATCAAGACGAACCTTTAGAGCATTAAAATTGGGGTAATGCAGGATTCTCTAAAAAAAGCTTTTTTGTGTTTGCTACTTGTGGAGATTCTTCGTTCCTCAGAAAGACAAGTTTGAGGGTAATTGAGGATTCTAAAATCTGTTTTGTGTTAGTTACTTGATTAGGTTTTTGTCTCCCCACAGGTTTCAGTTTTGATTCATTGTGTTCTATCTTTGCAGGCACAGATTGCAAATCTGCACTGTCGCTGTCTACATATGGGAGCTAGCAACTGAATTGGGTTTCGAAACGCTAGTAAACCATGTCCAACACATCTGTTACACGAGGTATTGCTTAAAGTTTTTTATTCAATTTAAAATTAAACATAATAAAAAAAACAACCCGAAGGTTGTTTAGATAATGCTATAATTTGATTAGAGTTTAGCATGAAAAAATTAATCACCGACACATCTGAAATACTATCAAATGATTCACCTTTACAGAAAAAGATATTAAGTCATTTTGGCAATCAATAATTTATAATTTAAAAAAAAAAATTATTTAAAATTCCATCCTAATGTCAGTCCAAATGCAACAGGTCGGATTTTTGCATTTTTATCAGTGCTGTACAATCCGTTAGCTTTTCTATCTGAAGCAGATGTTGGGTTATATCCTATGTAAGATTCATCTTTGTCTTGGTCAAGAATAGAACCATAACCATTTTCAAGGAACATCGCTACATACAATGCATTTCTTGCACCCATATCAAATGTAAAACCCAACTCAAACATACTCATTACAATACCTTTGGTTTGGTATTCACCAGATGCCGAATAATTACTCTGACTACCAAAACCATACTCTGGTAAATTATCAATAGTTAAATTAATATCTGGATAGTAAGCAATACCATTTACGCTGCTTGCTGTTGCTTTTATTTTATAATTTACAGGTAAAAAGTACTTCGCACCTGCTCTAAAATTAAAATCAATTCCTTTATTAATATTCATTTTATACTGTACGAAAAGTGGAATTTGAATAGCATGCAAGGTTTGTCTTTCTTTATAATTACTTGCTGCAACATTATAACTAAAAGCAGAGGTAGCAGGATCAACTTCAAAATTACTGAGCGTTGCTGATGAATTACTTAAAAAAACATCTTGTTTGTACTGAGAAAATTCTATTCCAGTACCAATTCCGATATGATTGTTTAAAGAATAAATGTAACCTGCCTTTATTGCTCCTCCAAGTTCATAACTAGCGTAAGTTCCTTTAACATTACTTTTAATATTTCCAATTCCTGATTGCACACCTACATAAAACTGTGCAGCCATTGTTTGCGAAATTAAAAATGCAGCTATCCCAATTGTATTTTTTATATTCAATTTCATAATTGTTTTTCATTAGAATAATCCGTCCTCATTTATAAAAAATGAGGACTTCATACTCTTGATTATTTAATTTTTAACTAGAAGGTTTTTAGTAAAATACTTTCCATTTGCTAAAGTCATCTTTACAATATAAATTCCCTCAACACTTGGCGCTTCTAAAGTCACTCTACTTTGATTGGTTGTTTTATTGATCATTAGCACGCCACCTATGCTATACACTTCAACACGAGTATTTTCTAATCTTGAAGAAGATATAATCGTAAGGAGTTCATAATTTGCATTTGGTTTAACTGGATTTGGAACAATTTTGATATATTCCTCTTCTACTGTTGGTGATAAAGTTAACGGACAAGTAGTAATCAATGTACCATCAAGTTTTTCAGCTATTGCATAATAAGTTCCATTTAAATCTCCATTTTCTTTATAAAACTGATGCGTTTGACTTGGAACCAAAATTCCGTTTTTGTACCAAGTATACGATTTAAAACTTTTAGAACTATTATCAAAGAAAATAACATTTTCAAACTGTTTTCTAATTAAATTAGGATGACTATTTGTTATAGGTAATACTACTACTGAAGCGGTATTATAATTGTTATTTCCAGCTTGTAAAGCATTAACAGTTGCTGAACCATAACCTGTAAAAGTTAATAGACTATTTGTTACAGTTGCAACATCAGTATTTGAAGAAGTATAATTTACAAGCAAACCACTACTAGAGGTAGCTGTTAATACTGTTGTAGTCTCTCCATCGCAACCAGATACTAAAGTTTGATTCCAGGTAATTGTTTGATCAGCTTTAGTTATGGTAAAATCATTACCAACATAAGTAATACCGTAGTTAGCACCTGCACTCAAACTTCCCTGACCAATTTCATAAGTACCTACATCTTTTCCTGCAGCTCTTGTCAATACTCCGGTAAACGCATCTCCAGTGACTAAGGTTGGAGTAAAAGTATATGTTAATTTCGGATCGGTAGTACCATACACTTTTGTTTGTGATGCCGAAGTTACAGTTACTGTTTTACTACCAATGGTTAAATCGGCACTTATATAATTCAAAGTATAATTTCCGCTTAAAGCAAGTGTACCTTGATTAATTGCATAAGTTCCCACGTTTTCACTAACAGCTCTATCAAGACTTCCGGTAAAGGTATCTGTTCCATTAAGTGGCGGGTTGAAAGTATAAGTGAATGCTGGATCAGTATCGCCATACACTTTTGTTATAGCAGTTGCTGTTACAGTAATTGTTTGCGAAGTAATAGTAAGGTTAGCTGGTACATAAGTAATCTGGTAGTTTGTACCTAAGCTAAGGTTACCCTGTCCGATGGCATACGTACCAACGGCTTCGCCAACTGCACGATCCAGATTTCCAGTAAACACATCTGTTCCTATCAATGCTGGGTTAAACATGTAAGTTAAAGCGGAATCAGCGGCTGTAAATATTTTAGTTTTAGCATCAGCAGTTACAGTTACCGTTTTCTTACCAATGGTTAAATTGGCACTTGCATAATTCAATATATAATTTCCGTTTAAAGCAAGTGTACCTTGATTGATTGAATAAGTCCCAATGTTTTCACCAGTAGCTCTATCAAGATTTCCTGTAAAGGTATCAGTGCCTATTAACGCTGGGCTAAAAGTATAAGCAAATACAGGATCAATTGTTCCGTATTCCTTATTACCAGTTGTTCCGTTTACGTTTACTGTTTTCTTAGCAATGTTTAAATCAGCAGATGTAAATGCTAGAGCATAATTGTTACTTAAAGCCAATGTTCCCTGTGTGATAGCATAATTTCCAATGTTTTCACCAGGAGCTCTGTCAAGATTTCCTGTAAAGGTATCTGTACCGTTTAGTACCGGGCTAAAAGTGTAAGTCAGAGAATCAGCATCGCCATAAGTTTTGGTTTTAGCTGTTGCTGTTACAGTAATAACTTGGGAAGTAACGGTCAGGTTAGCCGGGTTGTAAATAATTTGGTAGTTTGAAGCTAAGCTCAGGTTACCCTGTCCGATGGCATAAGTACCAACATTTTCGCCAGGAGCACGGTCTAGGTTCCCAGTAAAGGTATCAGTTCCGTTAAGTGCCGGGCTGAAAGTATAAGTTAATGTAGGATCAGCAGCAGTAAATGTTTTAGTTTTTGCGACAGCAGTTACCACTATAGGTTTGACAGTAATGCTTAGGTCTGCTGAAGTAAAGGCAAGAATGTAATTGTTATTTAAAGCTAATGTTCCTTGTCCAATGGCGTAATTCCCAATGTTTTCACCAGGCGCTCTGTCAAGATTTCCTGTAAAGGTATCAGTACCTATTAACGCTGGGCTAAAAGTATAAGCAAATACAGGATCATTTGTCCCATATTCCTTATTACCAGCTGTTGCGTTTACGTTTACTGTTTTCTTAGTAATGTTTAAATCAGCAGATATAAAGGAAAGGGTATAATTGTTATTTAAAGCCAAGGATCCTTGTCCGATGGCGTAATTTCCTATGCTTTCACCAGTAGCTCTGTCAAGATTTCCTGTAAAGGTATCAGTACCTATTAACGCTGGGCTAAAAGTATAAGCAAATACAGGATCAATTGTTCCGTATTCCTTATTACCAGCTGTTGCGTTTACGCTTACTGTTTTCTTAATAATGTTTAAATAAGCAGATGTAAAGGCAAGAGTATAATTGTTACTTAAAGCCAATGTTCCCTCTGTGATGGCATAATTTCCAATGTTTTCACCAGGAGCTCTGTCAAGACTTCCTGTAAAGGTATCTGTACCGTTTAGTACCGGGCTAAAAGTGTAAGTCAGAGAATCAGCATCGCCATAAGTTTTAGTATTAGCGGTTGCAGTTACAGTAATGACTTTAGAAGTAACGGTCAGGTTAGCTGGGTTGTAAATAATTTGGTAGTTTGAAGCTAAGCTCAGGTTACCCTGTCCGATAGCATAAGTACCAACATTTTCGCCAGGAGCACGGTCTAGGTTCCCTGTAAAGGTATCAGTTCCGTTAAGTGCCGGGCTGAAAGTATAGGTGAATGTAGGATCAGCAGCAGTAAATGTTTTAGTTTTTGCGACAGCAGTTACCACTATAGGTTTGGCAGTAATGCTTAGCTCTGCTGAAGTAAAGGCAAGAGTATAATTGTTATTTAAAGCTAATGTTCCTTGTCCAATGGCGTAATTACCAATGTTCTCACCCGCTGCACGGTCCAGAATCCCTGTAAAAGTATCTATTCCGACAAGTGCCGGACTGAAAGTATAAGTGAATGCAGGATCAGCTACGCCGTACACTTTGGCTTTAGGAACCGCCGCAACTGCAATATCCTTTTTATTCACGACTAGATCATGAGCTACAGGAGTAGCAGCAAGAAAGCTAGAGTTTCCAGACTGATAAGCAGTGATTGTGGTTGTTCCTGATGACAGTATTGTTATTGAGTTTCCTAATATAGTAGCTACAGCGGTATTACTAGAAGTGTAAGTAATACCTAATGTAGAACTGCTGGTTGCCGTTAGTGTAATTGGGCTTGCGCCATAAACTGAAGCGGCAAGCGGATTAAAGGTGATGGTTTGAGATCCTTTAGGAGCGGAAACAATATTTCCAGATTTAGCCCCTTCGTTGCCAGTTAAATCTACTGCGGCGATACGGTAAAAATAACCAACACCATTGGTCAAGCTGGTATGGTTATATGTTAAAGTTCCTGCCGGTATGGATTGAATAACTGTGGTTGGGTTAATAGTTGTTCCTCCATAAAGCATGTATTTGCCAAGATCGGGAGCCGTACTGGCATTCCAAGTAATGGTGTTTTGATTATTTCCTGCAGTACCCGTCAGGCCTGTAGGTGCAGCAGGAGCAGTTCTGTCAACAGTCACTGTGCTACTGTTAGTGGTCGCGGTTACTGGGATTCCTGCATTTCCTGGCAGATCTGAGAAAGTAATATTAAAGGCAAGAACTCCTTCAGAAGTCATTGGTGATACCGTATGGGTTGCTACCCAATTATTCGCCCCGCTATTAATAGAAGTTACCGCAATTCCGCCTATGGTCACAGTAGGCGTGTTAATAGCTTTTGAGACAGTAAAATTCAGGGTGATAATATCACCTATCTTTGCTAAAGTTGTGGTAAGGTTGTTTGAAGCAATAGCTACAGTACTTAGGGTAGGGATCGTTTTGTCATAAGTAACACTGCTGCTATTGGTAGTTGTAGTTACGGTTGTTCCTGCATTACCAGTCGAGCCTGTAAAATCAATATTGAAATTAATGGTTCCTTCTGTTTCTGTACCTGCGAGGGTGTAGCTTGCAACAAAGCTGTTTTCACCTGTTGAAGTTGCTACTGCAGGATTACCTGCAATAGTTACAACGGGAAGTGCAACAACTTCTGAAGCGGTAAACGTTAAGAAGATGGTGTTTCCTGTTTTAGCTGTTTGATTTGAAGTATTATTCGAGACAATGGCTACTGTAGTTAATGTTGGTATAGTTTTGTTGTAGGTTACGCTACTGGCATTTGTTGTTGCAGTAACCGCAGTCCCAACGTTTCCGATAACATCAGTAAAAGCAATGTTAAAGGGGATGACACCATTTGCATCTGTAGCTAATGTAGTGTAAGTAGCTGTCCAGTTGTTTGCAGCTGTATTGGTAACAGTAGCAGCATTTCCAAAAATGCTAACTACTGGTGTACTAATTGTTTCTGAGGCTGTAAAGCTAAAGGTAATCACATCTCCTGCCTTTGCTTTTTCAGTATTGGCATTATTGGATGTAATGCTTACGGTAGTTAAAGTCGGAATTGTTTTATCGATGGTATAAACTTCACCGGAATATCCTACCTGAATTTCATTTCCAATCGAGTTGATGATTCCTGTACCTGAACTATTAAGATTCAGTCTTAAGGTTCCTGATCCTGTTCCGGTGTTTACCGTAACCGTACTGGTATTATTATTTCCTATTACAGAAGTAACAAAAGGACCGTTAATTCCGGTAGTGGTAATACTAAAATCTGTAGTATTAACACCCGTCACATTTTCAGAGAAAGTCAATAAAAATTCTACTAAAGTACTGTTAGTTGTGGCGCTTCCTGTTCTTGTAATGCTCAGTATGGCTGGTACAGTAGTATTGATAACAATATTTTTGTTGGCGCCTAAAGATCCTGCAGTTCCTGGAGCTGTCAATGTTAAGTTGGCATTATTTCCTGCAACATCTTTAATCGTTCCACCTGCTAGAGAAAGCGAGGTAGTACTGGCTTGATCCAGATCTGCAATACTTTGGTTTAGCGCTACTGTATAGTTAAATACCAAAGCTGTGCTTCCTGAGCCACTCGAGTAACTGGCTGTTCCACCAGAATTAAGACTGAGTGTTGGTGTTCCTGTTACGGTTACTGCTTCTGAGAAGTTAACTGTTACGGGTATATTGTTACCAATTTTGTATGTTCCGTTTGCTAGGCTGGAGTTAACTGAACTTACGACTGGTGAAGTGCTGTCTATGACAATATTTTTGTTGGCGCCTAAAGATCCTGCAGTTCCGGGAACTGCCAATGTTAATGTGGCATTGTTTCCTGCTCCATCTTTAAGTGTTCCTCCGTTTAAGCTGAGTGCAGTTGTACCTGTATAGTCGAGGACGGCACTGGCATCTCCTGCCTGTACAATATAGTTAAACGTTAGAGTTGATGTTCCTGAACCACTAGTATAATTTATAGTTGTACCAGAATTCAATTCGAGTCGAGGCGTTCCAGTTACGGTGATAGCCTCAGAAAAATTTACGTTAATGTTGATGGGAGCACCAGCATTATAAGCACCGTTGGCATTACTTGAGCTTACTGAAGTCACCGTTGGTACAATTCCATCTATAACAATATTTTTGTTGTTGCCAAGGGAATTCGTTGATCCAGGTGCTACGAGAGTTAATGTGGCATCACTATTTCCTGCATCTTTAATAGTTCCTCCATTAAGACTTAATGCTGTAGTAGTAGAATAGTCGAGGTCAACAGTACTTTGTCCGCTGCCCACAGTATAATTGAAAGTAAGTGTATTTGTAGTGCTTCCGCTGCTGTAATTAACAACGGCTCCTGTATTTAGGGTCAATGTTGGCGTTCCAGTTACGGTTACAGCAGATGAAAAGATGACATTAATCGCAATAATATCACCAACTTTATAGGTTCCGTTTGGAGTAGAAGATGTTACATTGTTGACTTTTGCTCCAAGTTGAAAAATAGGATTCAATCCAGGGAAGGCTACTCCGCCAGGATCAAGGGATTTCTTTGATGCGAGTATTTCTGTCGTTGTCCAGTTCGACTTTGTCTTGATTGTGGCCAGGATGGATTCTTTTGTTCCTAAAAAAGTTCCATTATAGTTGTTATAATCTCCGTGATAACCTGCGGGTGGAGTTCCTGCAATGGTTAATGTTGCATAAAAATCTCCTGCCGCAAGTGTTGCTGGCAGGTAAGAAACGGCGGCACCAACAATTCCTGCTGATTGCCATCCGGTAATTGGATCTGAAGGATACGCACCAGGAAGTGGAGTAGACCAGTTAGCAAATCCGTAGATAAAATTAGGACTTGCATCGTTGCCGCTATAGAGAAACCAGTTGTCTCCAACACCTGCTACAACGGTTCCTGTAGTCCAACCAGTAGCAGTAGTAGTCCCATAGGTATCGAGTCCAGTCACGGATACAGAAGCCCCACCGGTTATTCCAATGTTAAATAGCGTTCCTGCCGGGATAGGAGTCGTGGTTGTCCAGGTAATTAATCCATCAGAACCATTCGCGACCAATAAGGTTGTATTTTCATCCCAGCCTCTATCGGTAATTTTAAGCTCGGTACCTGAAGGGATAACTTTTAAGGCTACAATAGCTAAATTGACTGTTTGTGCATTACCGTTAAAGCCAACAATCGCAAAATCACCTGGAGTTAATTGTGCGAAAGCACTAAAATTAGTAAAATAAAATAAACAAAATAAAAGTGGTAATAGTAGATTTTTTTTCATATTTTTCATTATAAATTACTCTTATAAACAATGGGGGAATCACCGTAAATGTATGTAATAAAACGTATTAACAATGCATTTTTTACAGGATTTTAATAAAACAAATCTTTAAAAAAAACATTCCCATATTTGGGATAGAACTTTAAGACTTTTTTACCTAAATTCCATACACTTGTTGAACTTCTCTTTTTTATAGCCGAGGCAGAACTGTCCAGAAGTCTTATTTCATTAATCTGATGAGACGATTGAATATGGACGAAATTACATTTAACTTGTGAATTAGTTATAGGTAATTTTACCTGTTTTCAATCTATGATAAATTACATATTCTAGGATGAGATATACCTTATTTTAATGACATTGATTGTTCGGGGCTTTGTTCCTCAGATGAGCAGATTGAAACTTTAGAGAGCTAAGAAGTCTAGAATAAAAGTCAACTTTCTGTGATCAAGCATAAAAAAAACTCGAAAAATAGATTAGATATATAAGTTGATTTTAATTTATAAATTTTTAGATAAAATATAAATATTTTTAACTATTATTAAATACCCAATAAATCTTATAATAGTTCTATATTAGTAATTATAAAAATGAAATAATGACTTGAGTTTTAATAAAAGGATTTGATAAACTATTATTTTTAAAAAAACTTCAAAACTTTCATAAGCAGATTATTATCTTCGAATTCATTTTTTTTAAATAATATAAAACCATAATAAGAATTTTAAGAAATATGTCATATCCAATTTGCCGAAATAATAGATATGGTGTTATTAATAAAAAAAAACCAAGTTATACTACCTTTTAATTATGATAATACAAGTAATTTTCAAAATGTTTTAAGGATAATAATCTCTTAACAAATGAAGGTATTGATGCCTACAAGGATAAAAGAACTTAGAAACAAGATTTTACCGATCGATATTCAAGGAAGATACCACTGAATTTTTAGACTATTTTTATGATTATTGGTTTAATAAACAATATATTGAAAATTATCAAATTGATCCTGATTTAAAATTTTCTAAATTATGCTAAATACCCAAAGATTTTAGCGGTAATGCATTAGTCAACGATATTTTTATAATTCTGCTCTCCTAATTTTCCAAATCTATAATAAGTTCTAAGCTCATCAGAAAAAATTCGAATATCTTCTGTTTTAGTCTGAAGAAAAAAATATTTTTTATACTCTCCGTTTTTTTTATATATTTCGATATAATTTTTAACGCCATTTGATCTTTTGCGTTCCCAAGCACTTATATTACCATTAAATTTTCCACGAAAATAATCACTTAAAATACTTATTTTTTCAATTTCGTAAATTGAGTAAACATCTAAATCACAAGTGATTTTGTCAGAATCGATAACCAAATACCCACTAAAATTTCGATTAGCGGTTTCGCATTTAAAAAAATTACTTGTGAGAAAATAAAGAGAGTATGAAAAAGTAATTATTGCAACAAATATAACTAGTAAATTAAGGCTTTCTTCATATGTTGGGAATATTGATTTTGCAAAATTTAATAAAAATAGTAGTAACCATAAAAATAATGCTATCAATAAATTCTTATCAATCTCAAATGAATTTTCTGGTTTATATATTTGTAGTTTTTTCTCCATAGTTTCTTGGCTTAGCATCAGCATTATTGACTAACGTCTCTCTTTTAGAGCGAGTTTGGGACAAAATTAAGCACTTTTTGTTGACAGCTAATTTTTTTTTTAGAAATCAAATACCCAAATCGCTTGTCGAATTTGTTAACTTTATTTTATTTTGTATTTTGGTTAATAGATTTTATTTGAATTGCCTAGTTATTTTTCTAATGATTTTTCCAACAAAACTTCTTTTTTTCGTGACATAAAATGAGGTTAAAATCATTTGTTCTTTTTCTAAAATTAGTACACCTAAGTCTATTACTTTATTATTCGTACTTATTTCAATTTCTTTCTTCTTAAATTCAATTCCTCCAAATAATAATGTAATTTTTTCGTTTTCTACACTTGGTAAGTATTTGATTTTAAAATCTCCATTTTCGTTTGTTGTTGTTCCGATTTTAGTTCCTTTGATGATTACATAAACGTAAGCATCTGTTAAGTTCGTTTTAGAAATTGAATCATAATATTCAACTTTACCATTTATTGAAATAGAATCATTAGTTATTTCAAATTGTTGCATTATTTGTGTACTATTTCCGTTGTCGTTATAAACTTCATTTGATAGATGTTTTTCAGTCGTTTTATTCTCAGAATTAGCAACTGTAGTTGTAGCGATTAAAGTTGTCAATCCTATAGTTAATGGGATATTCTTCTTTGAACGTTTAATTTCTAACAATTGTTCAGGTAAATAGTACCCACAAGTAGAAAGATTAGTTTCGGACATTTTTAAAGCTATTTCGCTAAACGACATTTTAGAAAAATCTACTATTGATTTATCACATTTCTGACACAAACGACCGATTTCATTCGGTTCCATTTCGTTCCAGTACATATCACATTTTTTTAATCTTTTGAGACTATTTTTAAAATTGTCTAGTTCCATTTCTTGATTTTTTTACCTTACAGATTGCTTACATATATTTGATAAAATCAGACAAAATAACTTAATTATGAAAGACTAACGTCGTAATTGATTTAAACCAAATATATGATAATTCTTTATAACTCATTAAAAGGATTTTATATTTATTGACTGAGATTGTGGCATTACAGTGCTGACATTGATTACAAAACGGAG
The nucleotide sequence above comes from Flavobacterium branchiarum. Encoded proteins:
- a CDS encoding outer membrane beta-barrel protein, with amino-acid sequence MKLNIKNTIGIAAFLISQTMAAQFYVGVQSGIGNIKSNVKGTYASYELGGAIKAGYIYSLNNHIGIGTGIEFSQYKQDVFLSNSSATLSNFEVDPATSAFSYNVAASNYKERQTLHAIQIPLFVQYKMNINKGIDFNFRAGAKYFLPVNYKIKATASSVNGIAYYPDINLTIDNLPEYGFGSQSNYSASGEYQTKGIVMSMFELGFTFDMGARNALYVAMFLENGYGSILDQDKDESYIGYNPTSASDRKANGLYSTDKNAKIRPVAFGLTLGWNFK
- a CDS encoding MBG domain-containing protein yields the protein MKKNLLLPLLFCLFYFTNFSAFAQLTPGDFAIVGFNGNAQTVNLAIVALKVIPSGTELKITDRGWDENTTLLVANGSDGLITWTTTTPIPAGTLFNIGITGGASVSVTGLDTYGTTTATGWTTGTVVAGVGDNWFLYSGNDASPNFIYGFANWSTPLPGAYPSDPITGWQSAGIVGAAVSYLPATLAAGDFYATLTIAGTPPAGYHGDYNNYNGTFLGTKESILATIKTKSNWTTTEILASKKSLDPGGVAFPGLNPIFQLGAKVNNVTSSTPNGTYKVGDIIAINVIFSSAVTVTGTPTLTLNTGAVVNYSSGSTTNTLTFNYTVGSGQSTVDLDYSTTTALSLNGGTIKDAGNSDATLTLVAPGSTNSLGNNKNIVIDGIVPTVTSVSSSNANGAYNAGAPININVNFSEAITVTGTPRLELNSGTTINYTSGSGTSTLTFNYIVQAGDASAVLDYTGTTALSLNGGTLKDGAGNNATLTLAVPGTAGSLGANKNIVIDSTSPVVSSVNSSLANGTYKIGNNIPVTVNFSEAVTVTGTPTLSLNSGGTASYSSGSGSTALVFNYTVALNQSIADLDQASTTSLSLAGGTIKDVAGNNANLTLTAPGTAGSLGANKNIVINTTVPAILSITRTGSATTNSTLVEFLLTFSENVTGVNTTDFSITTTGINGPFVTSVIGNNNTSTVTVNTGTGSGTLRLNLNSSGTGIINSIGNEIQVGYSGEVYTIDKTIPTLTTVSITSNNANTEKAKAGDVITFSFTASETISTPVVSIFGNAATVTNTAANNWTATYTTLATDANGVIPFNIAFTDVIGNVGTAVTATTNASSVTYNKTIPTLTTVAIVSNNTSNQTAKTGNTIFLTFTASEVVALPVVTIAGNPAVATSTGENSFVASYTLAGTETEGTINFNIDFTGSTGNAGTTVTTTTNSSSVTYDKTIPTLSTVAIASNNLTTTLAKIGDIITLNFTVSKAINTPTVTIGGIAVTSINSGANNWVATHTVSPMTSEGVLAFNITFSDLPGNAGIPVTATTNSSTVTVDRTAPAAPTGLTGTAGNNQNTITWNASTAPDLGKYMLYGGTTINPTTVIQSIPAGTLTYNHTSLTNGVGYFYRIAAVDLTGNEGAKSGNIVSAPKGSQTITFNPLAASVYGASPITLTATSSSTLGITYTSSNTAVATILGNSITILSSGTTTITAYQSGNSSFLAATPVAHDLVVNKKDIAVAAVPKAKVYGVADPAFTYTFSPALVGIDTFTGILDRAAGENIGNYAIGQGTLALNNNYTLAFTSAELSITAKPIVVTAVAKTKTFTAADPTFTYTFSPALNGTDTFTGNLDRAPGENVGTYAIGQGNLSLASNYQIIYNPANLTVTSKVITVTATANTKTYGDADSLTYTFSPVLNGTDTFTGSLDRAPGENIGNYAITEGTLALSNNYTLAFTSAYLNIIKKTVSVNATAGNKEYGTIDPVFAYTFSPALIGTDTFTGNLDRATGESIGNYAIGQGSLALNNNYTLSFISADLNITKKTVNVNATAGNKEYGTNDPVFAYTFSPALIGTDTFTGNLDRAPGENIGNYAIGQGTLALNNNYILAFTSADLSITVKPIVVTAVAKTKTFTAADPTLTYTFSPALNGTDTFTGNLDRAPGENVGTYAIGQGNLSLASNYQIIYNPANLTVTSQVITVTATAKTKTYGDADSLTYTFSPVLNGTDTFTGNLDRAPGENIGNYAITQGTLALSNNYALAFTSADLNIAKKTVNVNGTTGNKEYGTIDPVFAYTFSPALIGTDTFTGNLDRATGENIGTYSINQGTLALNGNYILNYASANLTIGKKTVTVTADAKTKIFTAADSALTYMFNPALIGTDVFTGNLDRAVGEAVGTYAIGQGNLSLGTNYQITYVPANLTITSQTITVTATAITKVYGDTDPAFTYTFNPPLNGTDTFTGSLDRAVSENVGTYAINQGTLALSGNYTLNYISADLTIGSKTVTVTSASQTKVYGTTDPKLTYTFTPTLVTGDAFTGVLTRAAGKDVGTYEIGQGSLSAGANYGITYVGNDFTITKADQTITWNQTLVSGCDGETTTVLTATSSSGLLVNYTSSNTDVATVTNSLLTFTGYGSATVNALQAGNNNYNTASVVVLPITNSHPNLIRKQFENVIFFDNSSKSFKSYTWYKNGILVPSQTHQFYKENGDLNGTYYAIAEKLDGTLITTCPLTLSPTVEEEYIKIVPNPVKPNANYELLTIISSSRLENTRVEVYSIGGVLMINKTTNQSRVTLEAPSVEGIYIVKMTLANGKYFTKNLLVKN
- a CDS encoding carboxypeptidase-like regulatory domain-containing protein; translated protein: MELDNFKNSLKRLKKCDMYWNEMEPNEIGRLCQKCDKSIVDFSKMSFSEIALKMSETNLSTCGYYLPEQLLEIKRSKKNIPLTIGLTTLIATTTVANSENKTTEKHLSNEVYNDNGNSTQIMQQFEITNDSISINGKVEYYDSISKTNLTDAYVYVIIKGTKIGTTTNENGDFKIKYLPSVENEKITLLFGGIEFKKKEIEISTNNKVIDLGVLILEKEQMILTSFYVTKKRSFVGKIIRKITRQFK